GCAGTTCCCACCCCGAAGCAACCGCGACGGCCCCGATCGGGATCTCGCGAACCGAACCGTCGAACAGCGAGCGAGTGACACACATCGCGTCGCTGACAACCCCGGTCGGCATACGGATGTGCCAGCCGCAACCACTGGAGACCTGTACGTGAGTTCCCCCTACGACCACACGCCTGGTGGCAGCGACAACACACCTCGCGGCAGCGACAACACCCCCGGCGCCGGCGGCCCGCCTCCCGGCCGTCCACCCATGGGCCCACCTTCCGGTGTTAGACGTGATGCGCAGGGCCGACCGCTGGGTCCACCTCCGGGACGGCCACAGGGTCCACCGCAGGGTCGGCCACAGGGTCCACCGCCAGGAGGCCAACAGGGTCCACCGCAGGGTCGGCCACAGGGTCGGCCACAGGGTCCGCCGCCAGGAGGCCAACAGGGTCCGCCGCTACGGCCACAGGGTCCCCCGCCGCAGACTGGTCGACCCGTACCGGGCGGGCCGTCGCAAGCGGGCCGACCGACGAGCGGTCCACCCATGAGCGGTCCACCTACGGGCCGTCCACCGACAGGCCGTCCACCTACGGGTAATGGCCCGGCTGGTCCACCGCCCAGTCGCCCGCCGCTGCCCAATCGCGGCCCTGAAACGGGTCCGCCCATTGCACGCGGTGCCGGTGGTCTTCCACCGACCGGACCGCCGGACAACCTGCCCCCACGTTCTTCGGGCAATGAACCGCCCGAACCGCCCGAGAGAGGTTCCGCCGCGAACACGAAGAAGAAGTCCAAGTGGCGGCCCGTCCGTCGCACGCTGTATGCGCTGATCGCGTTGGGGATGATCATTCCGATTCTGACGTTCATGGTGGCCTACACGGTCGAGGACGTCCCACGCCCGGGCGACATCAAGACCAACCAGGTCGCCACCATTTTGGCGTCCGATGGTTCGAGTGTGCTCGGTAGGGTCGTGCCCCCCGAGGGCAATCGCACCGATGTCTCGATCGAGCAGGTGCCGGTGCACGTACGCAACGCAGTGCTGTCAGCGGAGGACAGGGACTTCTACTCCAACCCCGGCTTCTCGGTCACCGGCTTCGGACGCGCATTGCGTGACAACGTTCTCGGACGCGACAGTGCGGGTGGTGGCTCGACCATCACCCAGCAGTACGTCAAGAATGCCCTTGTCGGATCCGAACGCACCTTGACACGAAAGATGCGCGAGCTCGTCATCTCCTCGAAGATGGCTCGTCAGTGGTCCAAGGACGACATCCTGGCGGCATACCTGAACACGATCTACTTCGGCCGAGGTGCGTACGGCATCGCGGCCGCGTCGACGGCGTATTTCGGCAAGCCGGTCGATCAGTTGACCGTCGAAGAAGGTGCCGTATTGGCGGCCACCATTCAGCAGCCGTCCGGCCTCGACCCCGAGTTCAACCCCACCGGTGCTCAGACGCGGTGGAACTACGTGCTCGACGGCATGGTTGCGCAGGGCAACCTGGAGCAGGCGCAGCGTGCGGCGATGCAGTATCCACGGTGGATTCCAGGTTCGCAGGCCGACACCGGTGACAGTGACTCCGGCCCCAACGGGCTGATCAAGGCTCAGGTCCTACGTGAATTGTCGGCGGCGGGTGTCAGTGAACAGGACCTCAACACCGAGGGATTGCAGATCACCACGACGATCGATCCGGTGGCGCAAGCTGCAGTGATCGATGCGGTCGATTCGAACATGGAGGGTGAACCCTCCGAGCTGCGCGCGGCGTCGGTTTCGATCGACCCACGCACGGGTGCGGTCAAGTCCTATTACGGAGGCTCGGACGGCGGCGGATTCGACTTCGCCCAGTCGGGCCTGCAGACGGGGTCCTCGTTCAAGGTCTTCGGCCTTGCAGCGGCACTGGATCAGGGCATTCCGCTTTCGCAGATGTTCGACAGCTCACCGCTTACCGTCAACGGCATCCCCATCAGCAATGTCGAGGGCGAATCCTGCGGAACGTGCACCATTGCAGAGGCCCTCAAACGCTCTCTCAACACGAGCTTCTACCGCTTGCAATTGTCGATGGACAACGGTTCGCAGGCGATCGCCGACATGGCACACAAGCTCGGAATCCCCGAGGAGATCCCGGGCGTAGGTCCGACGTTGACCGAGCCGGGCGGTGCCGGACCGAACAACGGAATCGTGCTCGGCCAGTACCAGTCTCGCGTGATCGACATGGCTTCGTCCTATGCGACGCTCGCTGCGTCGGGCGTCTATCACGCGCCGCACTTCGTGGAGCGCGTCGTCACGGCCGACGGAACGGTCCTGTTGGATCGGGGTGCAGAGGCAGGCGAGCAGGTCACCTCCGCCGCTGTTGCGGACAACGTCACCGCTGCGATGCGGCCGATTGCCGGATACTCCAAGGGCCACAACCTGGCCGGCGGCCGTCAATCCGCAGCGAAGACGGGTACTGCACAGCTCGGCGATACCGGCGAGAACAAGGATGCCTGGATGGTCGGGTATACCCCCTCGCTGTCGACGGCAGTATGGGTGGGAACCGAACAGGGACTTCCGCTGCAGAACAGCTACGGCGGATCGATCTACGGTTCCGGACTCCCATCGGACATCTGGAAGGACACGATGGACGCCTCGTTGGAAGGAACGTCCAACGAGTCCTTCCCGACGCCGGAGCCGATCGCCGGTCAGGCTGGTGTGCCGCAGTACTCGGCTCCCGCCGCCCCGTCCACGACACCCAGCGCAGTAGTGGTGACGCCACCACCGCCGATCACGTTGCCGATCCCGACGGAGATTTTGCCGCCCGTCGTGATCACACCGCGCCAGGTCGAGATCCTTCCGGGGGTGACGATTCCGCTACCCGGTCTCGCACCGGCCCCGGCGCAGTCGCCGACGACCGAACCCGCCACACCACAGACGCCCCAAGAAGAGCTCGCACCGGTGCCGGCTCGGTAGCGTGACGGGGTGAGCGACGACAGAGCCATCGAACCCGGAGCCATCGAACCAGGGGCGAGGAAAGTCGTCGCGAGCCCGGGGCCATTGGCACCCGACCGCTCCTCGAACGTGGCCCGAGACCTCCCGGGCGCGAACGACCCGATGACCGCAGAGTTCGCTGCGGTCATCGGTGGGTCGGCGGGGAAGCACGCGCTGATCGGCCGGCAGCGATTTCTGACACCGCTTCGGGTGGTGTTGCTCCTCGCCGTGCTGTTTCTGAGCTTCGGTTGGTTCGCCAAGGCCGGCTGTATTCAACAGGCGCCCAACGGACCAGAGGGATCGATTGGTCTCGACTGGAGTGGCAGCCGTCAGTACGTTGCAATGTGCTATTCCGACACCGTTCCGTTGTACGGCGCAGAGCGCTTGGATCAGGGTGCCTTCCCGTACAAGAAGTCATGGGAAGAAGTGGCCGCGGACGGAACCACTCAGATTCGCTACATGGAGTATCCGGTCCTGTCGGGGATGTATCAGTACGGCTCGATGGTCGTGGCCAAGGCGTGGAGTTCGATTTCCTGGCTGCCGCAGGCGCTCTCGGTGGTGATCTACTTCAATGTCGTCGCGATCGGGTTGGCCCTTGCATGGTTGGTCACCGTCTGGGCGACAGCGATGTCGGCCGGTCGGCGCATCTGGGATGCGGCGCTCGTGGCGGGTTCACCGCTGGTCATCGTGCACGGTTTCACCAATTTCGACGCGCTGGCAACCGCTTTTGCTGCCGTAGGAATCTTGGCTTGGGGTAAGAAGCGACCCGTGCTGGCCGGTGTCCTGCTCGGTCTCGGTGGCGCGACCAAGTTGTATCCCCTGCTTCTCCTCGGCCCGCTACTCGTATTGTGTTGGCGCGCTGGGAAAATGCGCGAATGGTCCCTGGCCGCCGGTGCCGCACTCGGAGCCTGGCTGGCTGTCAATCTTCCTATCGCACTTCTGTTTCCGAGCGGATGGTCGGAGTTCTTTCGGCTCAACTCCATGCGCGCTGCCGATCCGGATTCGATCTACAACGTCATCTCGT
This region of Rhodococcus sp. PAMC28707 genomic DNA includes:
- a CDS encoding transglycosylase domain-containing protein, coding for MIIPILTFMVAYTVEDVPRPGDIKTNQVATILASDGSSVLGRVVPPEGNRTDVSIEQVPVHVRNAVLSAEDRDFYSNPGFSVTGFGRALRDNVLGRDSAGGGSTITQQYVKNALVGSERTLTRKMRELVISSKMARQWSKDDILAAYLNTIYFGRGAYGIAAASTAYFGKPVDQLTVEEGAVLAATIQQPSGLDPEFNPTGAQTRWNYVLDGMVAQGNLEQAQRAAMQYPRWIPGSQADTGDSDSGPNGLIKAQVLRELSAAGVSEQDLNTEGLQITTTIDPVAQAAVIDAVDSNMEGEPSELRAASVSIDPRTGAVKSYYGGSDGGGFDFAQSGLQTGSSFKVFGLAAALDQGIPLSQMFDSSPLTVNGIPISNVEGESCGTCTIAEALKRSLNTSFYRLQLSMDNGSQAIADMAHKLGIPEEIPGVGPTLTEPGGAGPNNGIVLGQYQSRVIDMASSYATLAASGVYHAPHFVERVVTADGTVLLDRGAEAGEQVTSAAVADNVTAAMRPIAGYSKGHNLAGGRQSAAKTGTAQLGDTGENKDAWMVGYTPSLSTAVWVGTEQGLPLQNSYGGSIYGSGLPSDIWKDTMDASLEGTSNESFPTPEPIAGQAGVPQYSAPAAPSTTPSAVVVTPPPPITLPIPTEILPPVVITPRQVEILPGVTIPLPGLAPAPAQSPTTEPATPQTPQEELAPVPAR
- a CDS encoding glycosyltransferase 87 family protein; the encoded protein is MTAEFAAVIGGSAGKHALIGRQRFLTPLRVVLLLAVLFLSFGWFAKAGCIQQAPNGPEGSIGLDWSGSRQYVAMCYSDTVPLYGAERLDQGAFPYKKSWEEVAADGTTQIRYMEYPVLSGMYQYGSMVVAKAWSSISWLPQALSVVIYFNVVAIGLALAWLVTVWATAMSAGRRIWDAALVAGSPLVIVHGFTNFDALATAFAAVGILAWGKKRPVLAGVLLGLGGATKLYPLLLLGPLLVLCWRAGKMREWSLAAGAALGAWLAVNLPIALLFPSGWSEFFRLNSMRAADPDSIYNVISSFTGWAGFDGTLYPGDKPLFLNAVTMVLFVAVCAGIAYIAMNAPMRPRLAQLSFLVVAGFLLTNKVWSPQYSLWLVPLAVLALPHRRVLLAWMAIDAFVWFPRMYYYLGVADKGVPEQWFTTAVVVRDIAVIALCALIVRQIYRPEEDLVRLGGVDDPVGGVLDHAPDTHRVTKTTAPQAGSVPMRVD